The following is a genomic window from Desulforhopalus sp..
CCCTGCGAAAATTTCGCCGATCAGCTCGCAGATCTCCAGCAATCAGTCAAAGATCGTCTGGATGGTCAAGGAAGGGACCCAGGTAACCAAGGGCATGCTGGTTGCCCGCTTCGACACCAAGCCCTTCGGCGACAGCCTGTTGAAGGCCGAGCAGGCCTTCGCCGATGCCCAGGCCACCCATCTTGCTGCCGGGAAACTGCTTGCCCTGCAAAAAGAGGAGGAAGGCGGCAAGGTTGAAGAGGCGACACGGAAGGTGACCATCGCCAAGATCCAGGCGGACAATATTCAAAACGGCTCGGGGCCCTTGAAGCGCAAGACCCTGCAGCAGCAGGTGCATCAAGCGGAACGGATACTGGAAATCAGCCGCAACGAACTGGCCGACATGAACCTGCTCCTGGAAAAGGGACATGTCAGTACCAGGGAACGGGACAAGGCGTCCGATAAGCTATCCACCGCCACCGAGCAGGTCGCCGTCGCCACCGCCGAGCTGGAAAATTTCAAGGCTTATGCCTGGCCGCAGATGCTCCGCGAGGCCGAACTCCTGGTCAGCGGCGCCGAGAGCAATCTCGAAAGGGTGAAGCGGACCGGGGAACTTCTGGTCCAGAACCGGGCCGCCGAGGTGGAAAAATATCGTCGCGATGTCGAAAACAAACGGACCGCCCTTGAAAATGCCAAGGCCGAACTGGTCAACTGCGATGTCTTCTCACCGGCAAATGGGGTGCTCCTCTATCCAGACCTGCCAAGGGAAAACGGCAGAAGAAAGATTCAAATCGGCGATAGCGTCTGGGTGGGTCAAACCTTCATGGAGGTCCCCGATACCAGTGAGCTTATCGCCGAGCTGCAGGTGCGGGAGGTGGATGTCGCCCTCATCGGTCCGGGAATGAAGGCCGAGATCGAGGTTGATGCCTTCCCGGGACGGGTGTTTACCGGTGTTGTTGATTCGGTGGCGACCTTGGCCAAGGAAGATGAGGAAAACAGCCATCTGCGGCGCTTTTACACCCGTGTCCGTCTGACCGGCGACACCGACAGGATCCACGTGGGGATGTCGGTTACCGTCAAGATCATCTACCGTGAGGTCAGCGAGGCGGTGGCCATTCCACCCGGCGCGGTGTTCTATAAAGAGACTCGGGCCATGGTGCGAAAGCTGGGTGGTGGCGGGGCGGCGGAAGAGCAGCCGGTGGTTCTCGGTGACCGGGGACAGCTGCTGGTTGAAGTCCTTGAGGGCCTGCAGGCAGGTGAGCGGATCGAAAGGGCGGGGCAATAGCCGCCATGGTGATCCTCGAAGCCGACAAGATAGCCAGGTTCTTCAGCATCGGTAATACACCCAGCCTGGCCCTTGCCGAACAGTCGCTGGCCGTTCAGGCGGGGGAGTTTCTGGTGCTCACCGGGCCGTCCGGATCCGGCAAATCGACCCTGCTGAACCTCCTCAGTGGTCTCGATAGACCCTCGCACGGGGAGGTGCGCTACCGGGGGCAAAGCCTTGCGGCGATGGGCCATGAGGAGATTGCCCGGCTACGCAACCTCAGCTTTGGCTTCATCTTCCAAACGCCCCACCTCCTGCCCGACCGGACGGTAGTCGAGAATGTCCAACTGCCCTTTCATTACGGACCTACGGAGACCCAGGCAGCGATTGAAGGCAGGTGCCTTGAACTGCTTGCCTACGTCGGTATGGCCGATCTGGCCTCACGCTACCCCGATACCCTTTCCGGCGGCGAGATGCAGAGGGTGGTTTTTGCCCGGGCCCTTGCCCGCCGGCCGGAGATAATCTTTGCCGACGAACCAACCGGCAGCCTCGATGCCGGCAATTCCAGAAGAATCCTGGAATTACTGAGAGAACAGACGGAACAGGGCCGTTCGGTGATCATGGCGACCCACGATGCCGACGGGATTGCCTACGCCACCCGGGTCATCCGCCTGGAAAAACTGCAAATCGGTGGCTGGGCATGATCCGCCATCCCCTCCTCCTTGACGTCCGGGACGCCTGGCGCAACCTGTTTCGCCGGCCGCTGCGCTCCCTGCTCAGCGGCCTTGGTATCGGCATTGGCGTCGCGGCATTGATCGCCATGCTGTCGATCACCGAAGGGGCGAAGCAGGCGGCCTTTCAGAAATTCAGCTCACTTGGCCTGCAAACCCTGCGGATCGAGGCCGGCCCAACTAAAGCGGAACAGGACGGGAGTACCATCAATCTGTCGCAGGGACTAGTCTACGAGGATGGCATTCAGCTGGCCCAGTGGCTGGGAGGCAGGGGGAAGGTCGGGGCCTTTATCAGAAAAGATTCGGTTCGGATAACTGCCGGCAGCAAGACGGTTGTGGCAACGGTGTTGGGAGTCAACGATGGCTGGTTTGCTGCTGAGGGACTGCGCGCGGCGCGCGGCCGAATCCTCCAGGCAGGGGATGTCGCCTACCGGGAAAACTACTGTGTTATCGGCAATGCCCTTGCTTCTGCCCTGCAGGCCGACGTCGGCTCGACCCTGCAGATGGAAAACCATCCGGCGACGGTGGTGGGGGTCGCGGCCGAAAAGGGCCGGCTGCTCACCGAAGGCACCGGGCTGTCGTCAGTGGATTTTGACAGGGCGGTGATCATGCCCTACTCCTCGATGCCCTTTGCCCGGGTGGTGGCGAGTCGGCTGCTTCTCCACGGATTGGTGGTCACTCTGGATGGGACCTCGGACAAGGCCGTGCTGTTTCTTGCTGAGCAAATCCGCCAGATTGTCCTTGGCAGCCACCGGCAGGTCAAGGACTTTCATATCGTCGTGCCGCTCACCCTGCTCCGCGAGGCGGAAGACAGCCAGAAGGTATTTTCCCTGATCATGGGAGCGATTGCCGCCCTGTCACTGCTTGTCGGCGGCATCGGCGTGATGAATATCATGCTCGCCAATATCGCCGAGCAGACGCGGGAGATCGGCCTGCGCATGGCGGTGGGGGCCTCCCGGCGAAGGATAATCAACCTGTATCTCTGTCACTCGATTCTGTTGACTATGACCGGGGCGCTCTGGGGAGTGGTGGCGGGGGTCCTGGTTGGCCTGTCAATTGAATGGCTTGGCGGACTGCCGGTGGTGTTTTCCTGGTTCAGTCTCCTTGTCGCCCCATCCTTTGCGGTCATCACCGGGGTACTGTTTGGTCTGCATCCCGCCCGGCGGGCGGCTGCCCTGGAACCGGCCCTAGCCCTGCGGGATTCGTGAGGACAGGGCAGGAATTCCGGTCTACTGATCGCCTCTCAGCTAAGAAACACCTGCCGGTACTTTTCAACGCGGAAGTCAAACGGGGTGAAGGACGGATCGGCGGCCCGCCGCAGCTTGTAGGCCGGGTTGCCGCCGATGGCGCGGTTGGCGGCTTTTGACGGAGAAACGAGCGACAGGGTGTGGACGGTCCGCTCCCCGAGGTGAAAATACTGGCGCCGGGGTGAATCGGCATTGGCCCCGGCAAGTCGCAGACCCTGGGTTCGCAGCTGGCGGCGAAAGAGATATTCCGGGCCATTTCGGGTGTTGCCGCCGGTGAAGATCAGGGCGTTGAGGGCAGGATGGTGGTGCAGCCGGCCAAGAAGGTCGCGAAGGACGATATCCTCCATGCCGAGATCGGAGGCATTCACTTTTTCCCGGCGGCAGGACTCGACGATGTCGCAGATACCGATTTTCTCCCGGACAAGGAAGTCCTCCCTCTCGGTCACCGCCTCTCGGCTGCCGTCGTAGCGTAGCCCCAGCTGGAAGATGGTGTCGAGTGCCGGCCAGAGCAGGTTGTCCCGGCTGCCGTAGCAGAAATCGACGTCACCCTCCAGCAGGCGGCCGGTGGAAAAGCGTGGCGGCGGCAGGGTGCCAATGATCAGCCGGGTCGCCCCGCCGGGAATAAACGGCGGGTACGGGTGATGATGGAGGATGCCAGGCACCGTTCCTACTGCTTGACCAGCTCGACCCGGCGATTCTTCGCCCTGCCCTCTTCGTTGTCGTTGCTGGCGACCGGCAGGAGCGGTCCGGCGCCCTGGCCGCTGAGGCGGTTCGCGGCAATGCCGTGCTGTGCTACCAGCGCCTGCGCCACCGCCTCGGCCCGTGCCTTCGACAATTTGATGTTCAGGTCGAGCGAGGCGGTGTTGTCGGTATGGCCGACTACATACACCTTGAGGCCAGGGTCGGCCTTGAGCAGCTTGGCCACCTCGGCGACGGCGGCCTGCGACTCGGGCTTCAGTTCGGCCTTGCCGGTATCGAAGAAGATGCCGGGCACCTCGACATGGCCGGAAGCAAGAAGTCCGGTCTTGAACAGCTCGGCGCTGGCCACCACCTCCTGGGCCATCGCCTGCCTTTCAATGATCGTCAGCATGTAGCCCTTGTTCCAGGCGGTATCCACCTGTGCCCAGATCTCTTTGCCGTCCTTGGCCACCTTGACCCAGGTGTAGCGCGGGTCTTCAAACAGCACCGTGCCGCTGATCTTGCCGATGGCCTCCTGATGGTTGCGAATGATCGCCAGTGCCCCGGCGTACTGGACATTCGGATCGGTCTGGTATTTTATCTCGAATTTCTTGCCCTCGACGGTGGTGTCGGTTGTCTTGCCGGTCTTGAACTTGAAGCTGTCAAATGCCGTCGCCTTGCAGTAGACGATGTGGGTATTGTTCATCCGGGTAAAAAGCGGATGGTCGGCGCAGCCCTTGCTGTCGGCAAGCGCCCCGGCCGCGGCGGCAGGGGAGGCCGGTGGATTGATGAACAGCGCGGTGAAAAAGAGAATCATGGCGAAACGGCTTTTCATTACGGCACTCCTTCCACTAATTATTGTCGATTACTGCCTTTGGGGCTGCCTGGTGGGAGTATCTTATCGGATCGCCGGTCAGGTTTGCCAGGTAGAATAACCGTCTTCCGCCAGCAATCCATTTGTTTCTCCGTGTGATCCTATCGCGTTGCTCACCAGGCCGCA
Proteins encoded in this region:
- a CDS encoding efflux RND transporter periplasmic adaptor subunit, whose protein sequence is MTSLNKLSVYKILGAGIVVLLLAVLWAWRHMSPPGGQDRQAAQIIVVEKHSFPLQIVERGVISPAKISPISSQISSNQSKIVWMVKEGTQVTKGMLVARFDTKPFGDSLLKAEQAFADAQATHLAAGKLLALQKEEEGGKVEEATRKVTIAKIQADNIQNGSGPLKRKTLQQQVHQAERILEISRNELADMNLLLEKGHVSTRERDKASDKLSTATEQVAVATAELENFKAYAWPQMLREAELLVSGAESNLERVKRTGELLVQNRAAEVEKYRRDVENKRTALENAKAELVNCDVFSPANGVLLYPDLPRENGRRKIQIGDSVWVGQTFMEVPDTSELIAELQVREVDVALIGPGMKAEIEVDAFPGRVFTGVVDSVATLAKEDEENSHLRRFYTRVRLTGDTDRIHVGMSVTVKIIYREVSEAVAIPPGAVFYKETRAMVRKLGGGGAAEEQPVVLGDRGQLLVEVLEGLQAGERIERAGQ
- a CDS encoding ABC transporter ATP-binding protein, translated to MVILEADKIARFFSIGNTPSLALAEQSLAVQAGEFLVLTGPSGSGKSTLLNLLSGLDRPSHGEVRYRGQSLAAMGHEEIARLRNLSFGFIFQTPHLLPDRTVVENVQLPFHYGPTETQAAIEGRCLELLAYVGMADLASRYPDTLSGGEMQRVVFARALARRPEIIFADEPTGSLDAGNSRRILELLREQTEQGRSVIMATHDADGIAYATRVIRLEKLQIGGWA
- a CDS encoding ABC transporter permease; translation: MIRHPLLLDVRDAWRNLFRRPLRSLLSGLGIGIGVAALIAMLSITEGAKQAAFQKFSSLGLQTLRIEAGPTKAEQDGSTINLSQGLVYEDGIQLAQWLGGRGKVGAFIRKDSVRITAGSKTVVATVLGVNDGWFAAEGLRAARGRILQAGDVAYRENYCVIGNALASALQADVGSTLQMENHPATVVGVAAEKGRLLTEGTGLSSVDFDRAVIMPYSSMPFARVVASRLLLHGLVVTLDGTSDKAVLFLAEQIRQIVLGSHRQVKDFHIVVPLTLLREAEDSQKVFSLIMGAIAALSLLVGGIGVMNIMLANIAEQTREIGLRMAVGASRRRIINLYLCHSILLTMTGALWGVVAGVLVGLSIEWLGGLPVVFSWFSLLVAPSFAVITGVLFGLHPARRAAALEPALALRDS
- a CDS encoding OmpA family protein yields the protein MKSRFAMILFFTALFINPPASPAAAAGALADSKGCADHPLFTRMNNTHIVYCKATAFDSFKFKTGKTTDTTVEGKKFEIKYQTDPNVQYAGALAIIRNHQEAIGKISGTVLFEDPRYTWVKVAKDGKEIWAQVDTAWNKGYMLTIIERQAMAQEVVASAELFKTGLLASGHVEVPGIFFDTGKAELKPESQAAVAEVAKLLKADPGLKVYVVGHTDNTASLDLNIKLSKARAEAVAQALVAQHGIAANRLSGQGAGPLLPVASNDNEEGRAKNRRVELVKQ